The window CTCGCTGATGTTCGGCAACCAGAAGATCAATGTGCGGCCGCGCGACGCCGACAAGGTCGACTGGTTCACCGCCGATCATGAAACCGCCGGCAGTGACGATCTGTGCTTTCTCACTTCAAGCACACCGGAGGAGGTGGTCGCGCATCTCAAAGCGCACGGCGTCGCGATCGAGGAAGGCCCGACCGAGCGGCAGGGCGCTCGCGGCACGCTGCGCTCGGTCTATTGCCGGGATCCGGACGGCAGTTTGATCGAGATCTCGTCGTATGCGGGGGAGGCTTAGGTCCCTCCCCGTCATTGCGAGGAGCGAAGCGACGAAGCAATCCAGCTTGCTTTGCCGCCCGATGGATTGCTTCGCTTCGCTCGCAATGACGGGGATAGGGCTATGCTCCCTTACCGATTTGCCCGCGGCGCGCTCCGGTGGCAGAAAGGCTTCCAAGCCAATGAAAAAAGCAGCCATCAAGGCTGCGCGGGAGGATAAATGTCGGCTTCACAAACCGCGCCCGGCGTGGTCGGCCCGTTCGCGGGGCTCGACGTACCGTGGCTGCTCAAGATGCGCGCCGAAACGCGCCGCGACCATCCGTTTCTGATCTGGGCGCCATTCGATGCGCCGGCGCGGAAATGGACTTACGGCGAATTTTACGAGCGCGTCGGCGCGCTCGCGGCGGGTCTCGCCCAACGTGGCATCAGACCTGGCGAATACGTCCTGATACATCTCGACAATTGCATCGAGGCGATGCTCGCCTGGTTCGCCTGC is drawn from Bradyrhizobium lablabi and contains these coding sequences:
- a CDS encoding VOC family protein encodes the protein MSVKVNALDHLVINVADVARSAAWYQKILGMEIRVFDPGPGRAPRTSLMFGNQKINVRPRDADKVDWFTADHETAGSDDLCFLTSSTPEEVVAHLKAHGVAIEEGPTERQGARGTLRSVYCRDPDGSLIEISSYAGEA